A genomic region of Polyangiaceae bacterium contains the following coding sequences:
- a CDS encoding sigma 54-interacting transcriptional regulator produces the protein MSETVTSTTDDVPSENAQRQARPRPFLFVVLHCDNPTLRGARIGLSDIDEVTIGRGSTRQVVRVGDRRLELQLPSSSISKTHARLARGSNGWFLEDLGSKNGCVVRGTRVKSAEVHDGDFIEMGAIVLRFAAAMQALPEHAGDFDAANPVPNQVGFSSLVPSIASSLGALARIAVLPITTLLLGDTGTGKEVLAKGMHDLSGRPGPFIAVNCGGLTASLVESQLFGHVRGAFTGALREEPGFIRSADTGTLFLDEIGDLPLTAQATLLRVLQEREVVPVGDSRPMRVDVRVIAATNKRLDTLCFEGKFRSDLYARLAGYQHDLPPLQQRIEDLGLLVAAILERINIGDARHARLNMRVARRLLSHSWPLNIRELENALTVAVALADHGVVECAHLPQSITNTSAPVTPPPEPMQPGETREQVEALLRQYGGNVTAVARATNRSRMQVHRWLQRFGIDPEQFRE, from the coding sequence ATGAGCGAAACCGTAACATCCACGACCGATGATGTCCCTTCGGAGAATGCGCAGCGGCAAGCTCGTCCACGACCTTTTCTTTTCGTCGTCTTGCATTGCGACAATCCCACCCTTCGCGGTGCTCGGATTGGTTTGTCCGACATCGATGAGGTCACCATTGGGCGAGGTTCCACACGTCAAGTCGTGCGGGTGGGGGACCGGCGCCTCGAATTGCAGCTTCCATCGTCCAGCATCTCCAAAACACATGCGAGGCTCGCGCGCGGTTCGAATGGGTGGTTTCTCGAAGATCTTGGGAGCAAAAACGGTTGTGTCGTCCGTGGTACGCGGGTGAAGAGCGCCGAGGTGCACGACGGCGACTTCATCGAAATGGGCGCGATCGTTTTGCGATTTGCCGCGGCCATGCAAGCCTTGCCCGAACATGCTGGCGATTTCGATGCCGCAAACCCGGTGCCCAATCAGGTGGGTTTTTCGAGCCTCGTGCCATCCATTGCTTCGAGCCTCGGTGCGCTCGCTCGTATTGCCGTGCTGCCCATTACGACGTTGCTCTTGGGCGATACCGGTACGGGCAAAGAAGTGCTGGCCAAGGGCATGCATGACCTCAGTGGTCGGCCGGGGCCATTCATTGCCGTCAATTGTGGGGGCTTGACGGCATCGCTGGTCGAGAGCCAGCTTTTTGGTCACGTCCGCGGCGCGTTCACCGGGGCATTGCGCGAAGAGCCTGGATTCATTCGAAGCGCGGACACCGGCACGCTTTTCCTGGATGAAATCGGTGATTTGCCGCTGACGGCACAAGCCACGCTCTTGCGCGTGCTGCAGGAGCGCGAGGTGGTTCCCGTCGGCGACTCACGCCCGATGCGCGTGGACGTGCGCGTGATCGCGGCGACGAACAAACGGCTCGATACCCTGTGTTTCGAAGGGAAATTCCGTTCGGATCTGTATGCGCGATTGGCAGGGTATCAGCATGACTTGCCGCCCCTGCAACAACGTATCGAAGATCTGGGTCTTCTCGTGGCTGCCATTTTGGAGCGGATCAATATCGGCGACGCCCGTCACGCGCGCCTCAACATGCGTGTCGCACGGCGGCTATTGTCTCATTCGTGGCCGCTGAACATTCGCGAGCTGGAAAACGCGCTCACCGTCGCCGTTGCGCTGGCGGATCATGGAGTGGTGGAATGTGCGCATCTGCCGCAAAGCATAACGAACACGTCGGCTCCGGTCACACCGCCCCCAGAGCCGATGCAGCCGGGTGAAACGCGTGAACAGGTCGAGGCGTTGTTGCGTCAGTACGGTGGCAACGTCACCGCCGTCGCGCGAGCGACGAACCGATCACGCATGCAAGTGCATCGATGGTTGCAACGGTTCGGGATTGATCCGGAGCAGTTTCGCGAGTGA
- a CDS encoding S8 family serine peptidase, translating to MRLQRTLIPCAAVLALFVGCSDGGNSNSTSSAGSSSSSSGGGGTVTSIEKPEGAIEGQYMFLLDPKAVTEDSAKSVAEALLAPHGGVLLQTFGAPLVGFAANGLDDTRALAMAKDARIVGITQDYEMSLELVQSNAPWHLDRIDQPLPDLDSTFNYEFDGTGVNIYVVDTGIRASHQDFGGRVKAAEGVDFINDGKGTDDCHGHGTYIAGLAGGAVSGVAKGANLIPVRTYGCGGAVVGSNGIAALNWILNNHKKPAVVSMSMLSQKAVSIMDNLVKSLVDAGVPIVVPAGNASENACGYSPSHVPEAITVGATDNGDSRAWFSNFGPCVDIFAPGKDITSASHKDDTSFDLKFGTSAATAVVAGSIAAYLSKNPTATPAEVHDRVAKAATKGVVKDAKDSPPNLLYSRFAEPGGQFGKTSVWGPAFSDAGGWNSQVRYESILYADINGDKLDDVCGFWIDGITCALNEGGTQFGAPSLWNSTINDAGGWSDNKYRFSISYVDVNGDGKADLCARGQAGIHCGISNGTTFEDFKVWSPDFSDFNGWDGQVYGPVAFPDLNGDGKADVCVRGGAGVQCGLSTGTSFGTVDILADTYSDPNGWNTNQSYWGTIRYADINGDGKADVCGRSNNGIACHLWEGTNFGPGTLWVDHYTDAQGFGSSFSYFATIMFLDLDADGKADICMRSGSGMECAYSTGTSFVKASGQASLFSDAGGWNNDYWLTLRPVKLASASSKGYAVCARGGLGIACGVKGPDAGLGFGAMWNLEYSDAAGWNKGEYYGTIRIPDLNGDGQGDICGRGVGGIVCSLGESW from the coding sequence ATGCGCCTACAACGAACCCTCATTCCTTGTGCTGCCGTTCTTGCTCTTTTCGTCGGGTGTAGCGACGGTGGCAATTCCAATTCAACCTCCAGCGCAGGCTCCAGCAGCAGCAGCAGTGGCGGCGGCGGTACGGTTACGTCCATCGAAAAGCCGGAAGGCGCCATCGAAGGGCAATACATGTTTTTGCTCGATCCCAAGGCCGTTACGGAAGATTCGGCGAAATCCGTTGCGGAAGCATTGCTGGCTCCCCATGGTGGCGTCCTGCTCCAGACATTCGGCGCCCCTCTCGTCGGCTTCGCCGCCAATGGCCTCGACGATACAAGAGCTCTCGCCATGGCCAAGGATGCGCGCATCGTCGGGATCACGCAAGATTACGAGATGAGCCTCGAATTGGTGCAATCGAATGCGCCATGGCACCTCGATCGCATTGATCAACCATTGCCCGATCTCGACTCGACGTTCAATTATGAGTTCGACGGCACCGGGGTAAACATCTACGTCGTCGATACGGGCATTCGTGCTTCACACCAGGACTTTGGTGGACGGGTGAAGGCGGCAGAAGGGGTCGACTTCATCAACGACGGCAAGGGGACCGACGATTGCCATGGACACGGCACATATATCGCGGGGCTCGCGGGTGGAGCGGTGTCGGGGGTCGCCAAAGGCGCGAACCTGATCCCCGTACGCACATACGGTTGCGGCGGCGCAGTCGTCGGCAGCAATGGGATCGCGGCGCTGAATTGGATCCTCAACAACCACAAGAAGCCGGCCGTCGTCAGCATGAGCATGCTCAGCCAAAAAGCGGTCTCGATCATGGACAATTTGGTGAAGAGCTTGGTCGACGCGGGCGTACCGATCGTCGTCCCAGCAGGAAATGCCTCCGAGAATGCGTGTGGCTATAGCCCCTCGCATGTGCCGGAAGCGATTACCGTAGGGGCAACGGACAACGGCGACTCGCGCGCCTGGTTCTCGAATTTCGGGCCCTGTGTCGATATTTTCGCGCCGGGTAAAGATATTACTTCGGCATCGCACAAGGACGACACCAGTTTCGACTTGAAGTTCGGGACGTCCGCAGCGACAGCCGTGGTGGCTGGCTCGATCGCCGCGTATCTGTCAAAAAATCCCACGGCGACCCCCGCCGAAGTACACGATCGCGTGGCCAAAGCCGCGACGAAGGGTGTCGTCAAGGATGCGAAAGACTCACCACCGAACCTACTTTATTCGCGCTTCGCGGAACCAGGGGGCCAGTTTGGCAAGACGAGCGTTTGGGGCCCGGCCTTCAGCGATGCCGGGGGATGGAATTCCCAGGTGCGCTACGAGTCCATTCTTTACGCTGACATCAATGGCGACAAGCTCGACGACGTCTGCGGGTTTTGGATAGATGGGATTACGTGTGCGCTCAACGAAGGCGGCACCCAATTCGGCGCACCCAGCTTGTGGAACAGCACCATCAACGATGCCGGCGGCTGGTCCGACAACAAGTACCGTTTCAGCATCAGCTACGTGGACGTCAATGGCGATGGCAAAGCCGACCTTTGCGCACGCGGCCAGGCCGGCATCCATTGCGGCATTTCCAATGGCACCACCTTCGAGGACTTCAAGGTTTGGAGCCCGGACTTCAGCGACTTCAACGGCTGGGACGGGCAGGTATACGGCCCCGTCGCATTTCCCGACCTAAACGGCGATGGCAAAGCCGATGTCTGCGTGCGTGGAGGCGCCGGCGTGCAGTGCGGCCTGTCCACCGGGACATCCTTCGGTACGGTCGACATCTTGGCCGATACGTACAGCGATCCCAACGGCTGGAATACGAACCAGAGCTATTGGGGAACCATTCGCTACGCCGACATCAATGGCGATGGCAAAGCCGATGTCTGCGGACGCAGCAACAATGGGATCGCCTGCCATCTGTGGGAGGGGACGAACTTTGGCCCCGGAACGCTCTGGGTCGACCACTACACCGATGCGCAAGGCTTCGGCAGCAGCTTCAGCTACTTCGCGACCATCATGTTCCTCGACCTCGACGCGGACGGCAAAGCCGATATCTGCATGCGCAGCGGATCGGGGATGGAGTGCGCGTATTCCACGGGAACGAGCTTCGTCAAAGCCAGCGGGCAGGCGAGTTTATTTTCCGACGCCGGCGGTTGGAACAATGATTATTGGCTGACGCTTCGACCCGTCAAACTTGCCTCGGCGTCTTCGAAGGGTTACGCCGTCTGCGCACGCGGCGGTTTGGGCATCGCTTGCGGCGTCAAGGGGCCCGACGCCGGGCTTGGCTTTGGCGCTATGTGGAACTTGGAGTACTCCGACGCAGCCGGTTGGAACAAGGGCGAATATTACGGGACCATCCGCATCCCCGACCTCAACGGCGATGGCCAGGGGGACATCTGCGGACGAGGCGTGGGAGGCATCGTTTGCTCCCTCGGCGAATCCTGGTAG